The Niastella koreensis GR20-10 genome includes a window with the following:
- a CDS encoding GLPGLI family protein, protein MKKQLQLAVGLLAAFIGAEAQKPDTAWLMVHYKFTHVGDTTNPANPWLENTVLFVGKNASAYKSYDGLVADQKFKKAYAEAVASSPDGHLNINRIGAGSRTQYFQYPAEQKLFTKDAVMVNEYLIEGPMPVIDWKISSDTATFGGLHCQQATGHFKGRDYIVWFCPDLPVHTGPWKLNGLPGVIVDAHDTKNTVIFKFDGVEKMAPSPKDQSVGGNKEDKDLPPILRGLNDDPNMIAPPARYTKITQKEFDKLRAAMEKDPEAFAQAINASVNRGDGPQQDHVMIKRGPGPKGTPGAVMNNPIELPEK, encoded by the coding sequence ATGAAAAAGCAATTACAGTTGGCCGTTGGTTTACTGGCGGCATTTATTGGCGCTGAAGCGCAAAAACCCGATACAGCCTGGTTGATGGTGCATTACAAATTTACCCATGTAGGTGATACTACAAACCCGGCGAACCCCTGGTTGGAAAATACGGTGCTTTTTGTAGGCAAAAACGCCAGCGCTTACAAAAGTTACGATGGATTGGTAGCTGATCAAAAGTTTAAAAAGGCGTATGCTGAAGCGGTAGCGAGCAGTCCGGACGGACACCTGAACATTAACCGCATCGGTGCAGGTTCGCGCACCCAGTATTTCCAGTATCCGGCCGAGCAGAAATTGTTCACCAAGGATGCCGTGATGGTTAACGAATACCTGATAGAAGGCCCCATGCCTGTTATAGACTGGAAGATCAGCAGCGACACGGCCACCTTTGGCGGGCTGCACTGCCAGCAAGCTACCGGTCATTTTAAGGGCCGGGATTATATTGTATGGTTTTGCCCCGATCTGCCGGTACATACCGGTCCCTGGAAATTAAACGGCCTGCCCGGCGTTATTGTAGACGCTCATGATACGAAAAACACAGTGATATTTAAATTCGACGGGGTGGAGAAAATGGCTCCATCGCCAAAGGACCAGTCGGTTGGCGGCAATAAGGAGGATAAGGATCTGCCGCCGATCCTGCGGGGATTGAATGATGACCCCAATATGATAGCGCCGCCGGCCCGGTATACCAAAATTACCCAAAAGGAGTTCGATAAGCTGCGGGCCGCCATGGAGAAGGACCCAGAGGCGTTTGCACAAGCCATTAATGCGTCTGTCAACCGGGGCGACGGGCCTCAGCAGGATCATGTAATGATTAAAAGAGGTCCTGGGCCTAAAGGAACTCCCGGCGCTGTGATGAATAATCCCATAGAACTTCCCGAAAAATGA
- a CDS encoding sensor histidine kinase: MLAAKKRFWIEIMLHLLFWAGVFYVLTSLDNSHIQIYARRPGPHIASDHADEPGVSAYVYIILLSLVLLFYGNVFWVFRKVIRYKRDAIRLAICAGWFAMVFGANYLIDGPLFNRANPDPVPPPPQMKARLDSIFSAPHPDTVFTRPPFDAVNFTVRNWLHMQPYILFAFLVIEGLAIAYFFLKEWARSELRRTQLQANQLSTEIKFLKSQINPHFLFNTLNNLFSMAQAKENDELADGILKLSGMMRYMLYDSNEERVPLGKEIAYLEECITLNKLRYADEEVLVTFEHPGHNADVNIAPMLFIPFVENAFKHGVAIGQRGAIQIAITVSGGKLNFSCVNRDYSAIKKMEMNISGIGLENVKRRLELVYPGKHQLMINNESGKFMVNLEIDLS, from the coding sequence ATGCTTGCAGCCAAAAAAAGATTCTGGATAGAAATAATGCTCCACCTGCTATTTTGGGCAGGCGTTTTTTATGTGCTAACGTCATTGGACAATTCGCATATCCAGATATACGCCAGGCGGCCGGGTCCCCATATTGCCAGTGATCACGCTGATGAGCCCGGCGTCTCCGCCTATGTGTATATTATTCTCCTTTCCCTCGTCCTGCTTTTTTATGGCAATGTATTTTGGGTGTTCCGGAAAGTTATCCGGTATAAAAGGGACGCCATCCGGCTGGCCATCTGCGCCGGCTGGTTTGCGATGGTATTTGGTGCGAACTACCTTATCGATGGCCCTTTGTTCAATCGGGCAAACCCAGACCCCGTGCCGCCGCCCCCGCAAATGAAAGCAAGATTAGACAGCATATTCAGCGCCCCCCATCCTGACACTGTTTTCACCCGGCCCCCTTTCGATGCCGTCAACTTCACCGTCCGTAACTGGCTGCACATGCAGCCTTATATATTGTTTGCTTTCCTTGTAATTGAGGGTTTAGCTATTGCCTATTTCTTTCTGAAGGAATGGGCAAGAAGCGAACTCAGGCGAACCCAGTTACAAGCCAACCAGCTGAGTACCGAGATCAAGTTCCTTAAATCGCAGATCAACCCGCATTTCCTGTTCAATACCCTCAACAACCTGTTTTCGATGGCGCAAGCCAAAGAAAACGATGAGCTGGCCGACGGCATTTTAAAATTGTCCGGCATGATGCGCTATATGCTGTATGACAGCAACGAAGAAAGAGTTCCACTTGGCAAGGAGATCGCCTACCTGGAAGAATGCATTACGCTTAATAAACTGCGTTATGCCGATGAAGAAGTGTTGGTAACGTTTGAACACCCGGGACATAATGCCGACGTGAACATTGCACCCATGCTGTTTATCCCCTTTGTGGAGAATGCCTTTAAGCACGGCGTTGCCATCGGGCAGCGAGGGGCCATACAAATAGCCATAACCGTTTCCGGCGGAAAACTGAACTTTAGCTGTGTGAACAGGGATTACAGCGCTATCAAAAAAATGGAAATGAATATAAGCGGCATCGGGTTGGAAAATGTAAAACGAAGGCTGGAACTGGTGTACCCGGGTAAACACCAGTTGATGATCAATAATGAATCCGGTAAATTTATGGTTAATCTTGAAATCGACCTGTCATGA